A window of the Canis lupus baileyi chromosome 1, mCanLup2.hap1, whole genome shotgun sequence genome harbors these coding sequences:
- the LOC140638943 gene encoding spermatogenesis-associated protein 31D4-like isoform X2, translated as MPLGNLRYRQTEAFWPGWRRSPLPRLADPERQHVSLSSRQHHLVLRGRISKGQGRAKRRRKGGPLKDYRCYQGEVEKTRKLLSVLSFVPPVSCSPQGRHHDTIYFRQLLCPDPSCEVCNGTTAEINRLLFPEALEDATPLASIAPVTDSSFTLSPAFSAVPPGDLISASLSEPSPPPASNFSPNPVAPLTDLFPPSPPGDSLPPEHFPPLHSKFPMDHFSPQPLAFPPVPPHDAQTVDSLVQPEANLSLNTIFNPLPEHSQTTNPTDSSACPQASPTLSVSPPDRSITATQSKSFSITVKPVPESSSADSPGGLSTYVTTNTGIDHSSLSISDSPRWQTHARDFFPSTLAPCHFPQEFLALHSSEASSRGDPAANFTEPGNLSLLSPDILALLEKQVQKKSDLLMWKDMKGGSSLPKNLKPDYPPNSLGKMLGSIAYKPDLSDLLPIWSSKDQSKEMPVHQQPPYSTNLEEGHLQQTSIQLFWGLPTLHSESLSSAARDSDDCSSIFIFSRISNTSTGQESPVVPHPSPLPLPENQSQPIPQIQPQIHLKSPLPILPSGPLPQIKICGVCFHRPQHKSEPLLSSEMQRLEWNVLQKQQESVWGLPPVVQRSNKDFCPSAPDRSIKRPAFQARVAISILPGQFPLSEELRKELEHHLRKRLIQHRWGLPRRIYESVSLMMPPSDSSETPKCQRFRGRTWISKSHSNLSESESYEQDSELLQLRNIDMGKDQGHNPGSGPKDHLLSQNSSDNDLGYDSEKEFRSPSEKNPMSLDTAGQRQLENVLKIHLSKKFEEINEGRLPGTVHNSWHTMKQMLLLSKKSHTEIKQRSLPPSVGEDYTLNTFQELSFVESSAQEMLEAHIRRFCMRMIWGLPPRVLESIQLFKLREASTHSSFCSSTNLISEVNSKSLLGDKAAIANSGPILDRPLPATSTMGEGEQRIPRGSPSHINHELAEDVQRIKEGRQTFLPIRHDTTGRASQRQTLPANRWPPTQTAREAGAGHEPKDKRAYSSGRVEMQQGRKIPVIMPTVSREIFRAKELDARQSRSNDTLTTSKLHVNQNKIRSTVPIQSPSQNISILQDPKSSKLKEQLLSELKLKLENREYSRVHGQCTGLPAASNSLTYKVSLTHAHSIISGGIGASQVLRVHPEDTKVSMEQQQDPWVSKHVLREHQNKNPPPAAVTVSPLGSKAEELGGWDAEFGTSQLRKKSFPREDVALKKSFPTQDVGWKKHESKPSQTLSQKGQPRPESLFREKMNPFLQWLNPGIKCKRQNSQVKGTPQSSVESRGLVKGRTAFTGMTKDQKIMTDGGKVLEEEMGCRHAIDITCPQQPLPSPTKLGKTQPKAQVQAQAQSVQGHPFNHRTPSCKETDTKSCHQEAVFGGQGHFRSIGQIREKERCPHKAVAFKDQLLCQKYPLSMPHREPVSHPTPTSRHPGGQGPPANLLAAKSSVFRGLSLLFRHKTFLQNLQGGKTSHPQTIPYEY; from the exons gGTCAGGGCAGAgccaagaggaggaggaaaggcgGGCCACTGAAAG ACTACAGATGCTACCAGGGAGAAGTGGAGAAGACACGGAAGCTTCTCTCTGTTTTAAG CTTTGTACCTCCTGTCTCCTGCAGCCCCCAAGGCCGGCATCATGATACCATCTACTTTCGACAACTGTTATGTCCAGACCCCTCCTGTGAGGTGTGTAATGGCACAACAGCTGAGATCAATCGGCTGTTGTTCCCAGAGGCCCTGGAAGATGCTACTCCCTTGGCTTCCATAGCTCCTGTGACTGACTCATCATTCACTCTGTCCCCTGCCTTCTCAGCAGTCCCTCCAGGAGACCTAATATCAGCTTCCCTGTCTGAGCCTTCCCCACCACCTGCCTCCAACTTCTCACCTAACCCAGTGGCCCccttgactgacttatttccacCCTCACCACCGGGTGATTCTTTGCCACCAGAGCATTTTCCTCCCTTGCATTCCAAATTCCCTATGGACCATTtctcaccccagccccttgcctttccCCCAGTCCCACCACATGACGCTCAGACAGTGGATTCTCTTGTCCAACCAGAGGCCAACTTGTCTCTGAATACCATCTTCAACCCCTTACCAGAGCACTCCCAAACAACAAATCCCACTGATTCATCTGCTTGTCCCCAAGCATCACCAACCCTGTCTGTATCACCACCAGACCGCAGTATAACTGCAACTCAGTCTAAGTCATTTTCCATCACAGTGAAGCCTGTTCCAGAGAGCTCATCTGCAGATAGCCCTGGTGGGTTATCTACTTATGTCACAACGAACACAGGTATTGACCACTCTAGCTTGTCAATTTCAGACTCCCCTCGGTGGCAAACTCATGCCAGAGACTTTTTCCCTTCAACCTTGGCTCCATGTCACTTCCCTCAAGAGTTTCTGGCCCTCCATTCTTCAGAGGCTTCTTCCAGGGGTGACCCTGCAGCCAACTTTACAGAGCCTGGTAACCTCTCACTTCTCAGCCCCGATATCCTGGCCCTGCTGGAGAAACAAGTCCAAAAGAAGAGTGACCTCCTGATGTGGAAGGACATGAAAGGGGGTTCTTCTCTTCCAAAAAACCTTAAGCCAGACTACCCACCAAATTCATTGGGGAAAATGCTGGGGTCAATAGCTTATAAGCCTGACCTGTCAGACTTGCTTCCTATCTGGAGCAGCAAAGACCAATCAAAGGAGATGCCTGTGCATCAGCAGCCCCCATATTCTACAAACTTAGAGGAAGGCCATTTACAGCAAACCTCTATCCAGCTCTTCTGGGGTCTCCCAACTCTGCATAGTGAGTCCTTGTCCTCTGCTGCCCGTGATTCGGATGATTGTTCCTCAATCTTTATTTTCAGTAGGATCTCGAATACCTCCACAGGCCAGGAATCTCCAGTAGTTCCCCATCCATCTCCTCTACCGTTACCTGAGAACCAGTCCCAACCTATCCCTCAGATCCAGCCCCAAATCCATCTTAAATCTCCACTCCCAATCCTGCCATCTGGTCCTCTACCCCAGATTAAGATCTGTGGAGTGTGTTTTCACAGACCCCAGCACAAATCAGAGCCTCTCCTATCCTCTGAAATGCAAAGGTTGGAATGGAATGTGTTGCAGAAGCAACAGGAAAGTGTGTGGGGTTTACCCCCTGTGGTCCAAAGATCCAACAAGGACTTTTGTCCTTCAGCTCCTGACCGTTCTATTAAACGTCCGGCCTTCCAGGCCCGTGTTGCAATCTCTATCCTTCCTGGGCAGTTTCCTCTCAGTGAAGAGCTTCGAAAGGAGCTAGAGCATCACCTTAGAAAAAGGCTCATCCAACATCGGTGGGGTCTGCCCCGCAGGATCTATGAATCTGTGTCACTGATGATGCCTCCGAGTGATTCTTCAGAGACACCTAAGTGCCAGCGCTTTCGTGGACGCACATGGATCTCTAAGAGTCACAGTAACCTGAGTGAATCTGAAAGCTATGAGCAGGATTCAGAATTGCTTCAGCTACGGAACATTGACATGGGGAAAGATCAGGGACACAACCCAGGGAGTGGCCCCAAAGATCATCTGTTGAGTCAGAACTCTTCAGATAACGATCTAGGGTATGATTCTGAGAAGGAATTTAGGAGCCCATCAGAGAAAAATCCAATGTCTTTGGACACTGCAGGTCAGAGACAACTTGAAAATGTCCTGAAAATACACTTGAGCAAAAAGTTTGAGGAAATCAATGAGGGTCGGCTCCCTGGGACTGTGCATAATTCATGGCATACTATGAAGCAGATGTTGCTTCTTTCGAAGAAATCCCACactgaaataaaacagagaagttTGCCACCATCAGTGGGTGAAGACTACACCCTGAATACCTTCCAGGAGCTTAGCTTTGTTGAATCTAGTGCACAAGAAATGCTGGAAGCCCATATTAGAAGGTTTTGTATGAGGATGATATGGGGTCTACCCCCCAGGGTCCTTGAATCCATACAGCTCTTTAAATTGAGAGAAGCCTCAACTCATTCTAGCTTTTGTTCCTCAACAAACCTGATTTCTGAGGTAAATTCTAAATCTCTCCTTGGAGACAAGGCAGCAATAGCAAACTCAGGCCCCATCCTGGATCGTCCTCTCCCTGCCACCTCAACTATGGGTGAGGGAGAACAGAGAATCCCAAGGGGATCACCCTCTCATATCAACCATGAGCTTGCAGAGGATGTTCAGAGAATTAAGGAAGGAAGACAGACTTTTCTACCTATCAGACATGACACCACAGGCAGAGCAAGTCAGAGACAGACTCTCCCAGCCAACAGATGGCCCCCAACACAgactgcaagggaagctggggcCGGGCATGAGCCCAAGGATAAGCGTGCATATTCCAGTGGGAGAGTAGAAATGCAACAAGGCAGAAAGATACCTGTCATTATGCCCACAGTGTCCAGAGAGATATTCAGGGCCAAGGAACTTGATGCTCGTCAATCGCGATCTAATGATACCTTGACAACCAGCAAGCTACATGTGAATCAGAACAAAATCAGAAGTACTGTTCCCATTCAAAGCCCCTCCCAAAACATATCAATTCTGCAAGATCCTAAATCATCAAAACTTAAAGAACAACTCTTGTCTGAGTTAAAGCTTAAACTGGAGAACAGGGAGTATAGCCGGGTCCACGGCCAATGCACTGGCCTGCCCGCTGCCTCAAATAGTTTGACTTACAAGGTCTCACTGACTCATGCCCACAGTATCATCAGTGGAGGCATAGGAGCTTCCCAGGTGCTGCGTGTCCATCCGGAGGACACCAAAGTCAGTATGGAACAGCAGCAGGACCCTTGGGTCTCTAAGCATGTCTTAAGGGAGCACCAGAATAAGAATCCCCCACCAGCTGCAGTGACTGTGAGCCCTCTAGGCTCCAAAGCAGAAGAGCTTGGTGGATGGGATGCAGAATTCGGAACATCCCAACTTAGAAAGAAGAGTTTCCCTAGGGAGGATGTGGCATTGAAGAAGAGTTTCCCTACTCAGGATGTGGGATGGAAGAAGCATGAAAGCAAGCCTTCCCAAACCCTATCACAGAAGGGTCAGCCTCGTCCTGAAAGCCTTTTCAGAGAAAAAATGAATCCCTTTTTGCAATGGCTTAATCCTGGGATAAAATGCAAAAGGCAAAACTCCCAGGTAAAGGGCACCCCCCAATCATCTGTGGAAAGCCGAGGCCTAGTTAAAGGTAGAACTGCCTTTACTGGGATGACCAAAGATCAGAAAATCATGACAGATGGTGGGAAGGTTCTAGAGGAGGAAATGGGGTGCAGGCATGCAATAGATATCACCTGCCCTCAACAGCCCCTACCCTCCCCAACCAAGTTAGGGAAAACTCAGCCAAAAGCACAAGTACAGGCCCAGGCACAGTCTGTCCAGGGGCATCCTTTCAACCACAGGACTCCCTCCTGTAAAGAGACAGATACCAAGTCCTGCCACCAAGAAGCTGTCTTTGGTGGCCAAGGTCATTTTAGAAGTATTGGACAgatcagagagaaggagagatgccCCCATAAAGCTGTGGCATTTAAGGACCAGCTGTTGTGTCAGAAGTATCCCCTATCCatgccccacagggagcctgtgtccCACCCAACCCCCACCAGCAGGCATCCAGGTGGCCAGGGTCCTCCGGCCAATCTCTTGGCTGCTAAAAGCTCTGTGTTCAGAGGTCTGTCTCTGCTCTTTAGACATAAAACTTTTCTCCAGAATCTCCAGGGCGGGAAGACTTCCCACCCCCAAACAATCCCCTATGAATATTGA
- the LOC140638943 gene encoding spermatogenesis-associated protein 31D4-like isoform X6 — protein sequence MELNFLFLSVWGVLLLLLRYLAGISFLFWRTKPIHKGQGRAKRRRKGGPLKDYRCYQGEVEKTRKLLSVLSPQGRHHDTIYFRQLLCPDPSCEVCNGTTAEINRLLFPEALEDATPLASIAPVTDSSFTLSPAFSAVPPGDLISASLSEPSPPPASNFSPNPVAPLTDLFPPSPPGDSLPPEHFPPLHSKFPMDHFSPQPLAFPPVPPHDAQTVDSLVQPEANLSLNTIFNPLPEHSQTTNPTDSSACPQASPTLSVSPPDRSITATQSKSFSITVKPVPESSSADSPGGLSTYVTTNTGIDHSSLSISDSPRWQTHARDFFPSTLAPCHFPQEFLALHSSEASSRGDPAANFTEPGNLSLLSPDILALLEKQVQKKSDLLMWKDMKGGSSLPKNLKPDYPPNSLGKMLGSIAYKPDLSDLLPIWSSKDQSKEMPVHQQPPYSTNLEEGHLQQTSIQLFWGLPTLHSESLSSAARDSDDCSSIFIFSRISNTSTGQESPVVPHPSPLPLPENQSQPIPQIQPQIHLKSPLPILPSGPLPQIKICGVCFHRPQHKSEPLLSSEMQRLEWNVLQKQQESVWGLPPVVQRSNKDFCPSAPDRSIKRPAFQARVAISILPGQFPLSEELRKELEHHLRKRLIQHRWGLPRRIYESVSLMMPPSDSSETPKCQRFRGRTWISKSHSNLSESESYEQDSELLQLRNIDMGKDQGHNPGSGPKDHLLSQNSSDNDLGYDSEKEFRSPSEKNPMSLDTAGQRQLENVLKIHLSKKFEEINEGRLPGTVHNSWHTMKQMLLLSKKSHTEIKQRSLPPSVGEDYTLNTFQELSFVESSAQEMLEAHIRRFCMRMIWGLPPRVLESIQLFKLREASTHSSFCSSTNLISEVNSKSLLGDKAAIANSGPILDRPLPATSTMGEGEQRIPRGSPSHINHELAEDVQRIKEGRQTFLPIRHDTTGRASQRQTLPANRWPPTQTAREAGAGHEPKDKRAYSSGRVEMQQGRKIPVIMPTVSREIFRAKELDARQSRSNDTLTTSKLHVNQNKIRSTVPIQSPSQNISILQDPKSSKLKEQLLSELKLKLENREYSRVHGQCTGLPAASNSLTYKVSLTHAHSIISGGIGASQVLRVHPEDTKVSMEQQQDPWVSKHVLREHQNKNPPPAAVTVSPLGSKAEELGGWDAEFGTSQLRKKSFPREDVALKKSFPTQDVGWKKHESKPSQTLSQKGQPRPESLFREKMNPFLQWLNPGIKCKRQNSQVKGTPQSSVESRGLVKGRTAFTGMTKDQKIMTDGGKVLEEEMGCRHAIDITCPQQPLPSPTKLGKTQPKAQVQAQAQSVQGHPFNHRTPSCKETDTKSCHQEAVFGGQGHFRSIGQIREKERCPHKAVAFKDQLLCQKYPLSMPHREPVSHPTPTSRHPGGQGPPANLLAAKSSVFRGLSLLFRHKTFLQNLQGGKTSHPQTIPYEY from the exons ATGGAATtaaatttcctcttcctctctgtgtgggGAGTACTGCTTTTGCTCCTGAGGTATCTGGCTgggatttcatttctcttttggaGAACCAAACCCATCCATAAG gGTCAGGGCAGAgccaagaggaggaggaaaggcgGGCCACTGAAAG ACTACAGATGCTACCAGGGAGAAGTGGAGAAGACACGGAAGCTTCTCTCTGTTTTAAG CCCCCAAGGCCGGCATCATGATACCATCTACTTTCGACAACTGTTATGTCCAGACCCCTCCTGTGAGGTGTGTAATGGCACAACAGCTGAGATCAATCGGCTGTTGTTCCCAGAGGCCCTGGAAGATGCTACTCCCTTGGCTTCCATAGCTCCTGTGACTGACTCATCATTCACTCTGTCCCCTGCCTTCTCAGCAGTCCCTCCAGGAGACCTAATATCAGCTTCCCTGTCTGAGCCTTCCCCACCACCTGCCTCCAACTTCTCACCTAACCCAGTGGCCCccttgactgacttatttccacCCTCACCACCGGGTGATTCTTTGCCACCAGAGCATTTTCCTCCCTTGCATTCCAAATTCCCTATGGACCATTtctcaccccagccccttgcctttccCCCAGTCCCACCACATGACGCTCAGACAGTGGATTCTCTTGTCCAACCAGAGGCCAACTTGTCTCTGAATACCATCTTCAACCCCTTACCAGAGCACTCCCAAACAACAAATCCCACTGATTCATCTGCTTGTCCCCAAGCATCACCAACCCTGTCTGTATCACCACCAGACCGCAGTATAACTGCAACTCAGTCTAAGTCATTTTCCATCACAGTGAAGCCTGTTCCAGAGAGCTCATCTGCAGATAGCCCTGGTGGGTTATCTACTTATGTCACAACGAACACAGGTATTGACCACTCTAGCTTGTCAATTTCAGACTCCCCTCGGTGGCAAACTCATGCCAGAGACTTTTTCCCTTCAACCTTGGCTCCATGTCACTTCCCTCAAGAGTTTCTGGCCCTCCATTCTTCAGAGGCTTCTTCCAGGGGTGACCCTGCAGCCAACTTTACAGAGCCTGGTAACCTCTCACTTCTCAGCCCCGATATCCTGGCCCTGCTGGAGAAACAAGTCCAAAAGAAGAGTGACCTCCTGATGTGGAAGGACATGAAAGGGGGTTCTTCTCTTCCAAAAAACCTTAAGCCAGACTACCCACCAAATTCATTGGGGAAAATGCTGGGGTCAATAGCTTATAAGCCTGACCTGTCAGACTTGCTTCCTATCTGGAGCAGCAAAGACCAATCAAAGGAGATGCCTGTGCATCAGCAGCCCCCATATTCTACAAACTTAGAGGAAGGCCATTTACAGCAAACCTCTATCCAGCTCTTCTGGGGTCTCCCAACTCTGCATAGTGAGTCCTTGTCCTCTGCTGCCCGTGATTCGGATGATTGTTCCTCAATCTTTATTTTCAGTAGGATCTCGAATACCTCCACAGGCCAGGAATCTCCAGTAGTTCCCCATCCATCTCCTCTACCGTTACCTGAGAACCAGTCCCAACCTATCCCTCAGATCCAGCCCCAAATCCATCTTAAATCTCCACTCCCAATCCTGCCATCTGGTCCTCTACCCCAGATTAAGATCTGTGGAGTGTGTTTTCACAGACCCCAGCACAAATCAGAGCCTCTCCTATCCTCTGAAATGCAAAGGTTGGAATGGAATGTGTTGCAGAAGCAACAGGAAAGTGTGTGGGGTTTACCCCCTGTGGTCCAAAGATCCAACAAGGACTTTTGTCCTTCAGCTCCTGACCGTTCTATTAAACGTCCGGCCTTCCAGGCCCGTGTTGCAATCTCTATCCTTCCTGGGCAGTTTCCTCTCAGTGAAGAGCTTCGAAAGGAGCTAGAGCATCACCTTAGAAAAAGGCTCATCCAACATCGGTGGGGTCTGCCCCGCAGGATCTATGAATCTGTGTCACTGATGATGCCTCCGAGTGATTCTTCAGAGACACCTAAGTGCCAGCGCTTTCGTGGACGCACATGGATCTCTAAGAGTCACAGTAACCTGAGTGAATCTGAAAGCTATGAGCAGGATTCAGAATTGCTTCAGCTACGGAACATTGACATGGGGAAAGATCAGGGACACAACCCAGGGAGTGGCCCCAAAGATCATCTGTTGAGTCAGAACTCTTCAGATAACGATCTAGGGTATGATTCTGAGAAGGAATTTAGGAGCCCATCAGAGAAAAATCCAATGTCTTTGGACACTGCAGGTCAGAGACAACTTGAAAATGTCCTGAAAATACACTTGAGCAAAAAGTTTGAGGAAATCAATGAGGGTCGGCTCCCTGGGACTGTGCATAATTCATGGCATACTATGAAGCAGATGTTGCTTCTTTCGAAGAAATCCCACactgaaataaaacagagaagttTGCCACCATCAGTGGGTGAAGACTACACCCTGAATACCTTCCAGGAGCTTAGCTTTGTTGAATCTAGTGCACAAGAAATGCTGGAAGCCCATATTAGAAGGTTTTGTATGAGGATGATATGGGGTCTACCCCCCAGGGTCCTTGAATCCATACAGCTCTTTAAATTGAGAGAAGCCTCAACTCATTCTAGCTTTTGTTCCTCAACAAACCTGATTTCTGAGGTAAATTCTAAATCTCTCCTTGGAGACAAGGCAGCAATAGCAAACTCAGGCCCCATCCTGGATCGTCCTCTCCCTGCCACCTCAACTATGGGTGAGGGAGAACAGAGAATCCCAAGGGGATCACCCTCTCATATCAACCATGAGCTTGCAGAGGATGTTCAGAGAATTAAGGAAGGAAGACAGACTTTTCTACCTATCAGACATGACACCACAGGCAGAGCAAGTCAGAGACAGACTCTCCCAGCCAACAGATGGCCCCCAACACAgactgcaagggaagctggggcCGGGCATGAGCCCAAGGATAAGCGTGCATATTCCAGTGGGAGAGTAGAAATGCAACAAGGCAGAAAGATACCTGTCATTATGCCCACAGTGTCCAGAGAGATATTCAGGGCCAAGGAACTTGATGCTCGTCAATCGCGATCTAATGATACCTTGACAACCAGCAAGCTACATGTGAATCAGAACAAAATCAGAAGTACTGTTCCCATTCAAAGCCCCTCCCAAAACATATCAATTCTGCAAGATCCTAAATCATCAAAACTTAAAGAACAACTCTTGTCTGAGTTAAAGCTTAAACTGGAGAACAGGGAGTATAGCCGGGTCCACGGCCAATGCACTGGCCTGCCCGCTGCCTCAAATAGTTTGACTTACAAGGTCTCACTGACTCATGCCCACAGTATCATCAGTGGAGGCATAGGAGCTTCCCAGGTGCTGCGTGTCCATCCGGAGGACACCAAAGTCAGTATGGAACAGCAGCAGGACCCTTGGGTCTCTAAGCATGTCTTAAGGGAGCACCAGAATAAGAATCCCCCACCAGCTGCAGTGACTGTGAGCCCTCTAGGCTCCAAAGCAGAAGAGCTTGGTGGATGGGATGCAGAATTCGGAACATCCCAACTTAGAAAGAAGAGTTTCCCTAGGGAGGATGTGGCATTGAAGAAGAGTTTCCCTACTCAGGATGTGGGATGGAAGAAGCATGAAAGCAAGCCTTCCCAAACCCTATCACAGAAGGGTCAGCCTCGTCCTGAAAGCCTTTTCAGAGAAAAAATGAATCCCTTTTTGCAATGGCTTAATCCTGGGATAAAATGCAAAAGGCAAAACTCCCAGGTAAAGGGCACCCCCCAATCATCTGTGGAAAGCCGAGGCCTAGTTAAAGGTAGAACTGCCTTTACTGGGATGACCAAAGATCAGAAAATCATGACAGATGGTGGGAAGGTTCTAGAGGAGGAAATGGGGTGCAGGCATGCAATAGATATCACCTGCCCTCAACAGCCCCTACCCTCCCCAACCAAGTTAGGGAAAACTCAGCCAAAAGCACAAGTACAGGCCCAGGCACAGTCTGTCCAGGGGCATCCTTTCAACCACAGGACTCCCTCCTGTAAAGAGACAGATACCAAGTCCTGCCACCAAGAAGCTGTCTTTGGTGGCCAAGGTCATTTTAGAAGTATTGGACAgatcagagagaaggagagatgccCCCATAAAGCTGTGGCATTTAAGGACCAGCTGTTGTGTCAGAAGTATCCCCTATCCatgccccacagggagcctgtgtccCACCCAACCCCCACCAGCAGGCATCCAGGTGGCCAGGGTCCTCCGGCCAATCTCTTGGCTGCTAAAAGCTCTGTGTTCAGAGGTCTGTCTCTGCTCTTTAGACATAAAACTTTTCTCCAGAATCTCCAGGGCGGGAAGACTTCCCACCCCCAAACAATCCCCTATGAATATTGA